A genomic region of Bactrocera dorsalis isolate Fly_Bdor chromosome 3, ASM2337382v1, whole genome shotgun sequence contains the following coding sequences:
- the LOC125777422 gene encoding transcription factor grauzone-like: protein MFCKLCVKYSDGLLGIFKEEGVQMGIADIIGLHFWFKLHSDDDIYAAICPSCWLKLNNFHQFYKMVEQAHSVLADNSIKKEPLSELMDIEFIDPDLSIKEEPDEKTNSKAKKSTDNSSEDINQFCELEMPSSISNEATNTETDLLNPFSELSSHKIKNDIFEKLESKNDANNLPKVADMKSTNSEIRKKQKYVTRKFLSSKKMKRKNERDKSTKPNDCPKKMKGRSSIKSSSEDKEMVKKYIPMICELCTFISEDYSSVRKHFRKQHPKIKSYVRCCNKKLFHPLEIVRHAYKHDNPEFFRCKDCKKNFAEQSTLSRHMITAHAPEEELNYNCDQCPKRFPCQKKLEIHKNSHVPQNERIFVCDLCPNSRFASNDLLKIHVCMRHRRPTNVCHVCAKEIRDKASFEKHVRSHFDDGGPKVKCTLDGCDRWLKDEDNLRRHIRRLHTKDQKAVTCETCGRECKNQDALTRHKYRVHSNVVFTCEECKKTFKRAIYLREHMAQHTGEILYKCPFCTRTSNSNANMHSHKKKMHPLEWENWKKTNNGSSQQILSNQQENTQNLYSLYNN from the exons atgttttgcAAACTTTGTGTCAAATATTCAGATGGTTTGCTAGGCATATTCAAAGAAGAAGGTGTTCAAATGGGTATTGCTGATATTATCGGGTTACACTTTTGGTTTAAg ttacaTTCTGATGATGACATATATGCAGCGATTTGTCCATCGTGCTGGTTAAAATTAAACAACTTTCACCAATTTTATAAGATGGTAGAACAGGCTCATTCGGTACTTGCTGATAACAGCATTAAAAAGGAGCCCCTAAGTGAATTAATGGACATTGAATTTATTGATCCTGATCTAAGTATTAAAGAAGAACCAGATGAAAAAACAAATTCGAAGGCTAAAAAGTCAACAGACAACTCGAGTGAGGATATAAACCAATTTTGCGAACTAGAAATGCCCTCTTCAATTAGTAACGAAGCAACAAATACTGAAACGGACTTGCTAAATCCTTTTAGTGAACTAAGCtcccataaaataaaaaatgacattttcgagAAACTTGAATCTAAGAATGATGCAAACAATTTGCCTAAGGTTGCAG ACATGAAATCAACAAATTCAGAAATCCGAAAGAAGCAAAAATACGTAACACGGAAATTTTTAAGCTCTAAAAAAATGAAGCGTAAAAATGAAAGAGATAAATCTACAAAACCAAATGATTGTCCGAAAAAGATGAAAGGTCGATCAAGTATTAAATCAAGTTCGGAAGACAAAGAGATGGTTAAAAAATACATTCCTATGATCTGCGAGTTGTGCACATTTATCAGCGAGGACTATTCTTCAGTTAGGAAACACTTCAGAAAACAGcatccaaaaataaaatcatacgTAAGatgttgcaataaaaaattatttcacccTCTTGAGATCGTACGTCACGCGTATAAACACGACAATCCTGAGTTTTTTAG GTGTAAagactgtaaaaaaaattttgcggaACAGTCAACACTCTCCCGTCATATGATAACTGCCCATGCACCAGAGGAGGAACTAAATTACAATTGTGATCAATGTCCTAAGAGATTTCCTTGCCAAAAGAAACTTGAAATTCATAAGAACTCGCATGTGCCCCAGAACGAGCGAATATTCGTTTGTGACCTATGTCCTAATAGTCGCTTCGCCAGTAATGACCTTTTGAAAATTCACGTATGCATGCGGCACCGTCGACCAACCAATGTTTGTCATGTGTGCGCTAAAGAGATACGGGATAAAGCGTCATTTGAAAAGCATGTACGGTCTCATTTCGATGATGGTGGTCCGAAGGTAAAATGCACATTGGATGGTTGTGATCGTTGGCTCAAGGATGAAGATAATCTTCGACGACATATACGAAGATTACATACCAAAGATCAAAAAGCGGTCACGTGTGAAACATGCGGACGGGAATGTAAAAATCAAGATGCTTTAACAAGACATAAATATCGGGTTCATTCAAATGTCGTATTTACCTGCGAGGAATGCAAAAAGACTTTTAAGCGAGCGATTTATTTGCgg GAACATATGGCACAACATACTGGTGAAATTCTTTACAAATGTCCATTTTGTACGCGTACTTCCaattcaaatgcaaatatgcattcGCATAAAAAGAAAATGCATCCCCTAGAATGggagaattggaaaaaaacaaataatggaagtTCACAGCAGATATTGAGTAATCAACAGGAAAATACACAAAACTTGTATTCATTATATAACAATTAA